The following proteins come from a genomic window of Lolium rigidum isolate FL_2022 chromosome 5, APGP_CSIRO_Lrig_0.1, whole genome shotgun sequence:
- the LOC124656009 gene encoding disease resistance protein RGA5-like codes for MDAATGAMGSLIPKLLELLKEEYRIQTRVKKDVEFLQREMKSMEAALRKVAIVPRDQLDEQVKIWANDVRELSYEMEDLVDSFLVRVESPAADQDTFKGLMKKMANLLKKGKTRHKIADAVKHIKDQVQEVASRRDRYKVDSVAANQETTSAVDPRMLALFKDQRDLVGIEGPREDLIKRLTDGDDVASEHPLKILSICGFGGLGKTTLAKAVYDVLRPQFHSGAFVSVGRAPNVKKVLKEIIYEIDMNEYGAIQAATLDETQLIKQISRLLQKKRYFIVIDDIWDIRSWEIITCALKNNCCGSIIIATTRIFEVASTAGYAYKLEPLGFNRSKELFYKRLSIGKGKNTCAQSIDLSEKILHKCGGVPLAIITVASLLADKPREAWSEVYNSIGFGDGDNIQVDNTRKILLYSYYDLPCHLRTCLLYLSIYPEDHEISKYLLIWKWVAEGFIHDKQGAGLYEIGERYFNELVNRNMIQPTEVEHQGIVTGCRIHDLVLDMIYAVSKEENFVTLLGSNESLKPPQINARRLAIQYRAVEHDDPLISIPMHQVRSFSTICCRINAIPSLSRFQVLRVLAIEGCTFREDSSFHLENLGSLLQLRYLAFSKKLRYLGGLSSHITELPKDIGKLRFLQILDLWETGIQELPRSVGLLSRLKCLRLGKDFEGLEDWIGNLTSLEHLWLYCIIPTFAKEIGKLTELRELKIECTEASDENFIDLMVSLGNLQKLQVIQVTMFWCDFPGNSCEDWGYVLSRHLRDLHLPVKFSRLPEWMNPSHFPHLVHLFVELCPASSILSMWSGKDLTVTLIA; via the exons ATGGACGCCGCAACGGGGGCCATGGGCTCCCTCATCCCTAAGCTACTGGAGCTTCTCAAGGAGGAGTACAGGATTCAGACCCGCGTGAAGAAGGACGTCGAGTTTCTTCAGAGGGAGATGAAGAGCATGGAGGCCGCCCTCCGCAAAGTGGCCATTGTGCCCCGTGACCAGCTCGACGAGCAGGTCAAGATCTGGGCCAACGATGTCAGGGAGCTGTCATACGAGATGGAGGATCTCGTCGATAGCTTCCTGGTGCGCGTCGAGTCACCCGCGGCAGATCAAGATACCTTCAAGGGGCTAATGAAGAAGATGGCTAACTTGCTGAAAAAAGGCAAGACTCGCCACAAGATCGCCGACGCTGTCAAACACATCAAAGATCAGGTCCAAGAGGTGGCTTCCCGGCGTGACAGGTACAAGGTAGATAGTGTTGCTGCTAATCAAGAAACTACATCTGCAGTTGACCCTCGTATGCTAGCTCTATTCAAAGACCAGAGGGATCTCGTTGGCATCGAGGGGCCAAGGGAAGACCTCATCAAGAGGCTCACGGATGGAGACGATGTTGCATCCGAGCACCCGCTCAAGATACTCTCCATCTGTGGATTTGGAGGACTTGGCAAGACGACTCTGGCCAAAGCCGTGTATGATGTGCTTAGGCCGCAGTTTCATTCGGGGGCTTTTGTCTCGGTTGGTCGCGCTCCTAACGTGAAGAAAGTCTTGAAGGAAATCATATATGAAATAGACATGAATGAGTATGGGGCTATTCAGGCGGCAACACTGGATGAAACACAACTCATCAAGCAAATCAGTAGATTGCTTCAGAAGAAGAG GTACTTCATTGTTATTGATGATATATGGGATATAAGGTCATGGGAAATAATCACTTGTGCTTTGAAGAATAATTGTTGTGGAAGTATAATAATTGCAACTACTCGTATTTTTGAAGTCGCCAGCACAGCCGGTTATGCTTACAAGCTAGAACCACTTGGTTTTAATAGATCCAAGGAATTATTCTATAAACGGTTATCAATCGGTAAAGGAAAAAACACCTGCGCTCAATCGATTGATCTATCTGAAAAGATTTTACATAAATGTGGTGGTGTACCATTAGCTATCATCACTGTGGCAAGCTTGTTGGCTGATAAACCAAGGGAGGCTTGGTCTGAGGTATACAACTCGATTGGTTTTGGGGATGGAGATAACATACAGGTAGATAACACAAGAAAGATATTGCTATACAGCTATTATGATCTACCTTGTCACCTGAGAACTTGTTTATTGTACCTAAGCATATACCCTGAAGACCATGAAATCTCGAAATACCTATTGATATGGAAGTGGGTTGCCGAAGGTTTTATACATGATAAGCAAGGTGCGGGGTTATATGAGATAGGTGAGAGATACTTTAACGAACTTGTTAACAGAAACATGATCCAACCTACAGAGGTTGAGCATCAAGGCATTGTGACTGGATGCCGTATCCATGACTTAGTCCTTGATATGATATATGCCGTGTCAAAGGAAGAGAATTTTGTTACCCTGTTGGGAAGTAACGAGTCATTGAAACCTCCACAAATCAATGCTCGTCGGTTAGCCATCCAATATAGAGCCGTAGAGCATGACGACCCACTAATTAGCATACCAATGCATCAAGTTAGGTCTTTTAGTACAATCTGCTGTCGTATCAATGCAATACCATCGCTCTCGAGGTTTCAAGTCTTACGAGTCCTAGCTATAGAAGGATGCACCTTCAGGGAGGATTCTTCTTTTCACCTTGAGAATCTTGGGAGCTTGCTTCAGCTGAGGTACCTCGCATTTTCGAAAAAGCTGAGGTACCTCGGGGGGTTGAGCTCTCATATTACTGAGCTTCCAAAAGATATTGGGAAGTTAAGGTTTTTGCAGATATTGGACCTGTGGGAGACCGGCATACAAGAATTGCCACGGAGTGTTGGTCTGCTAAGCAGGCTGAAGTGTCTGCGCCTTGGGAAGGATTTTGAAGGGTTGGAGGATTGGATCGGGAACCTAACTTCCTTGGAACATCTATGGTTGTATTGTATCATCCCAACCTTTGCGAAAGAGATAGGCAAGCTGACAGAGCtgagggagctcaagattgagtgtACAGAAGCGAGCGATGAGAATTTCATTGATCTGATGGTATCTCTGGGCAATCTGCAGAAGCTGCAGGTCATACAAGTAACTATGTTTTGGTGCGATTTTCCTGGCAACAGTTGCGAAGACTGGGGCTATGTGCTCTCTCGGCACCTCCGTGATCTGCATCTGCCGGTCAAATTTTCTAGGCTGCCGGAGTGGATGAATCCCTCACACTTCCCGCACCTTGTTCATTTATTCGTGGAGCTATGCCCTGCCTCGAGTATCTTGAGTATGTGGTCTGGGAAAGATTTGACGGTGACTTTGATAGCATAA